A window of the Brassica napus cultivar Da-Ae chromosome C5, Da-Ae, whole genome shotgun sequence genome harbors these coding sequences:
- the LOC106444546 gene encoding transcription repressor MYB5-like, translating to MLKTVDMTSSSGKRSVAKKMTTPCCTKMGMKRGPWTVEEDKILVSFIEKEGEGRWRSLPKRAGLLRCGKSCRLRWMNYLRPSVKRGGIAPDEEDLILRLHRLIGNKWSLIAGRIPGRTDNEIKNYWNTHLRKKLLSQGIDPQTHKPLDASYTRKPIEEVSGGQNLLEPNSNSHTDDTTVSSGSGAGKISVSVFGDEDFGFCYDDKFSSFLNSVINDDPFDSNIPILSQPLQTHDFIGEIVGTSSSLGHDQRPEDI from the exons ATGTTGAAGACGGTGGACATGACGTCATCTAGCGGGAAGAGATCGGTAGCTAAGAAAATGACGACACCGTGTTGCACGAAGATGGGGATGAAGAGAGGACCATGGACGGTGGAAGAGGACAAGATTCTTGTGAGCTTCATCGAGAAAGAAGGCGAAGGAAGGTGGAGATCGCTTCCTAAAAGAGCTGGCTTGCTCCGATGTGGAAAAAGCTGCCGTCTACGGTGGATGAATTATCTCCGGCCGTCTGTAAAACGCGGTGGTATCGCTCCCGACGAGGAAGATCTCATCCTCCGCCTTCATCGCCTCATTGGTAACAA GTGGTCATTGATCGCGGGGAGGATACCGGGAAGGACTGATAATGAGATCAAGAACTACTGGAACACTCATCTCCGTAAGAAACTCTTAAGCCAGGGCATTGATCCTCAAACCCACAAGCCTCTTGATGCAAGCTACACTCGTAAACCTATAGAAGAAGTTTCCGGTGGACAAAACCTTCTAGAGCCTAATTCTAATTCTCACACCGATGATACCACCGTTAGCAGCGGGAGTGGAGCTGGCAAGATCAGTGTCAGCGTATTTGGTGATGAGGACTTTGGTTTCTGTTACGATGACAAGTTCTCTTCGTTTCTGAACTCGGTTATCAATGATGATCCTTTTGATAGTAATATTCCAATATTATCCCAGCCGTTGCAGACGCATGATTTTATCGGTGAGATTGTTGGAACCTCGTCGAGCTTAGGACATGACCAGAGACCAGAAGATATATAG
- the LOC106440600 gene encoding arabinogalactan protein 12, giving the protein MESMKMKLMVVLMVAIVAFSAVGKAAAQTTESPAPSPTSDATMFVPALFASVVALASGFLF; this is encoded by the coding sequence ATGGAGTCAATGAAGATGAAGCTTATGGTGGTGTTGATGGTGGCTATTGTGGCTTTCTCAGCCGTAGGAAAGGCGGCGGCTCAGACGACAGAGTCTCCAGCTCCAAGTCCTACTTCTGATGCCACTATGTTCGTCCCGGCATTGTTTGCATCTGTTGTTGCTTTGGCATCTGGGTTTCTCTTCTAA
- the LOC106440599 gene encoding uncharacterized protein LOC106440599: MVAVHFSFVKLNRGLLVCLWLFGTISLSCAARYGASRQKLEVKKHLNRLNKPAVKTIQSPDGDIIDCVPISKQPAFDHPFLKDHKIQMRPSYHPEGLFDDNKASAKPKETKETHIPQLWHRYGKCSEGTIPMRRTKEDDVLRASSVKRYGKKKHKTVPIPKSAEPDLINQNGHQHAIAYVEGDKYYGAKATLNVWEPKIQHANEFSLSQIWLLGGSFGQDLNSIEAGWQVSPDLYGDNNTRLFTYWTSDAYQATGCYNLLCSGFIQINSDIAMGASISPVSGYRNSQYDISILIWKDPKEGHWWMQFGNGYVLGYWPSFLFSYLTESASMIEWGGEVVNSQSGGHHTWTQMGSGHFPEEGFSKASYFRNIQVVDSSNNLKAPKRMGTFTEKSNCYDVQTGSNDDWGHFFYYGGPGKNKNCP; encoded by the exons ATGGTAGCGGTGCATTTTAGCTTTGTGAAGTTGAACAGAGGTTTACTAGTGTGTTTATGGCTATTTGGTACGATATCGCTATCCTGCGCAGCGAGGTATGGCGCGTCAAGGCAGAAGCTAGAGGTGAAGAAGCACTTGAATAGGCTGAACAAACCTGCTGTTAAGACCATTCAG AGTCCAGATGGAGATATAATCGACTGTGTTCCTATCTCAAAGCAGCCAGCTTTCGACCACCCTTTCCTCAAAGACCACAAGATTCAG ATGAGGCCTAGTTACCATCCTGAAGGACTCTTTGATGACAACAAAGCATCTGCAAAGCCaaaggagacgaaagaaactcaCATCCCTCAGTTATGGCATCGGTACGGTAAATGTTCTGAAGGAACCATTCCGATGAGGAGGACAAAAGAGGATGATGTGTTGAGAGCAAGTTCTGTTAAAAGATACGGCAAGAAGAAACACAAAACTGTTCCCATTCCTAAATCTGCTGAACCTGACCTCATCAACCAAAATGGTCATCAG CACGCCATAGCTTATGTGGAAGGAGATAAGTACTATGGAGCTAAAGCGACTTTGAATGTGTGGGAGCCAAAGATACAGCACGCAAACGAGTTCAGCTTGTCACAGATATGGCTTTTGGGTGGTTCCTTTGGACAAGATCTTAACAGCATTGAAGCTGGTTGGCAG GTGAGCCCGGATCTATATGGAGACAATAATACAAGACTCTTCACTTACTGGACT AGTGATGCCTACCAAGCTACTGGTTGCTACAACCTTCTCTGCTCAGGCTTCATTCAAATCAACAGTGACATAGCAATGGGAGCAAGCATCTCACCAGTCTCTGGATACCGTAACTCTCAGTATGATATCAGTATCCTAATCTGGAAG GATCCAAAGGAGGGACATTGGTGGATGCAGTTCGGTAACGGGTATGTTTTAGGGTACTGGCcatcgtttctcttctcttacCTTACAGAGAGTGCGTCAATGATCGAGTGGGGAGGAGAGGTTGTGAACTCGCAGTCAGGTGGCCACCACACTTGGACGCAAATGGGAAGTGGGCACTTTCCGGAAGAAGGTTTCAGCAAAGCGAGTTACTTTAGGAACATACAAGTGGTCGATAGTTCTAATAACCTTAAAGCACCGAAGAGGATGGGAACGTTCACGGAGAAATCTAACTGTTATGATGTTCAAACGGGAAGTAATGATGATTGGGGACATTTCTTTTACTATGGTGGTCCTGGTAAGAACAAGAACTGTCCATAA